In the Camelus ferus isolate YT-003-E chromosome 34, BCGSAC_Cfer_1.0, whole genome shotgun sequence genome, one interval contains:
- the PEX26 gene encoding peroxisome assembly protein 26 → MRSDLASSAAPLRGLGGPLRSSEPVSTAPAPSAAALLLEEAADLLVVHRDFRAALRTCERAWQGLAEEPAGASLEVKCSLCVVGIQALAEMDRWREVLSWVLQYYQVPEKLPPKVLELCVLLYSKMQEPGALLDAVRAWLRNPHNQGLPEYGALVELHLQRVLLPLGCVSEAEELVAGFTAFSEEQRLNALQAISTMRQQQKHGHSGSEETQKLNLEGSSSHKFLPLLTLLRQLWNSAVSHLFSLPFRRGLLAALVLCLLVVRLDPAAPPSLTFVNQLAQLFRRIREAMSPLCRLPIHD, encoded by the exons ATGAGGAGTGACCTCGCCTCCTCTGCAGCCCCCCTCAGGGGGCTCGGGGGGCCCCTGCGGAGCAGCGAGCCGGTGAGCACCGCCCCGGCCCCGTCGGCGGCCGCACTTCTGCTGGAGGAGGCGGCCGACCTGCTGGTGGTGCACCGGGACTTCCGCGCCGCCCTGCGCACCTGCGAACGCGCCTGGCAGGGCCTGGCCGAGGAGCCCGCGGGCGC CTCGTTGGAGGTGAAATGCTCTCTGTGTGTTGTGGGGATCCAGGCCCTGGCAGAAATGGATCGGTGGCGGGAAGTCCTGTCCTGGGTTCTTCAGTATTACCAGGTTCCCGAAAAGCTGCCCCCCAAAGTCCTGGAACTGTG TGTTCTTTTATACAGCAAAATGCAagagcctggagccctgctcGATGCTGTCCGTGCCTGGCTCCGAAACCCTCACAATCAGGGCCTTCCAGAGTACGGAGCCTTGGTGGAACTTCACCTGCAGCGGGTGCTGCTTCCTCTGGGCTGTGTGTCAGAGGCTGAAGAGCTAGTGGCAGGCTTTACAGCCTTCAGTGAAGAGCAGCGTCTGAACGCACTCCAGGCGATTAGCACCATGAGGCAACAGCAGAAACACGGACACTCTGGCTCTGAGGAGACCCAAAAGCTAAACCTGGAAG GTTCCTCCTCCCACAAGTTCCTGCCTCTGCTGACCTTGCTTCGCCAGCTGTGGAACTCTGCAGTGAGCCaccttttctctctgcccttcagAAGGGGCCTCCTGGCTGCCTTGGTCCTCTGCCTCTTGGTGGTGAGGTTGGATCCGG ctgctCCTCCTTCCCTGACCTTCGTCAACCAGCTGGCTCAGCTCTTCCGTCGGATCCGCGAGGCCATGTCTCCTCTCTGCCGGCTTCCCATCCACGACTGA